A single region of the Marinobacter nanhaiticus D15-8W genome encodes:
- the uraH gene encoding hydroxyisourate hydrolase: MSERSPITTHILDLGSGRPAAGVAVTLEGQNGNEWTPIANGATDDDGRIGQWFEGPLASGLYRLTFATGAYFEAQGKPCFYPQVTIDFSVSADQDHYHVPLLLNQWGYSTYRGS, encoded by the coding sequence ATGAGCGAACGTTCCCCTATCACCACCCATATCCTCGACCTGGGCAGCGGCCGGCCAGCCGCTGGGGTTGCTGTCACTCTCGAAGGCCAGAACGGTAATGAGTGGACCCCCATCGCCAACGGCGCGACCGACGATGACGGCCGCATCGGCCAATGGTTCGAAGGCCCACTGGCGTCCGGTCTCTACCGCCTGACATTTGCCACAGGCGCCTACTTCGAAGCTCAGGGCAAGCCCTGTTTCTACCCGCAGGTTACCATCGATTTCTCGGTGAGCGCCGACCAGGATCATTACCACGTCCCGCTGCTCCTTAACCAGTGGGGTTACTCCACTTATCGCGGGAGCTGA
- the uraD gene encoding 2-oxo-4-hydroxy-4-carboxy-5-ureidoimidazoline decarboxylase, which produces MSLERLNQMSDAGAAETLRTCCAATRWVQGMVASRPFESVEDLHEKADRLWPGMTTDDWLEAFEAHPKIGDVSSLKAKFANTHDLASGEQSSTSLASDEVLRKLKYGNDAYLEKFGFIFIICATGKSADEMLVRLEERLENTRADEILNAGREQAKITHLRLDKLV; this is translated from the coding sequence ATGTCTTTGGAAAGACTCAACCAGATGAGTGACGCTGGCGCCGCCGAGACCCTGCGTACCTGTTGCGCTGCTACGCGCTGGGTGCAGGGTATGGTCGCCAGCCGTCCGTTCGAAAGCGTCGAGGACCTGCATGAGAAGGCTGACCGCCTTTGGCCGGGAATGACCACCGACGATTGGCTCGAAGCCTTCGAGGCACACCCGAAAATCGGCGATGTCTCCAGTCTCAAGGCCAAGTTCGCCAATACCCATGACCTGGCCAGCGGCGAGCAGTCATCCACCTCCCTGGCCAGTGATGAGGTGTTGCGGAAGCTGAAGTACGGCAATGATGCCTACCTGGAGAAGTTCGGCTTCATCTTCATCATCTGCGCCACCGGTAAGTCTGCGGATGAAATGCTGGTACGCCTGGAAGAACGCCTTGAAAACACCCGGGCCGACGAAATCCTCAACGCCGGCCGGGAGCAGGCCAAGATCACCCACCTGAGACTGGATAAACTGGTATGA
- the xdhB gene encoding xanthine dehydrogenase molybdopterin binding subunit: MRKLPANPLKPPATVSGTAGLGIAHDSAWKHVSGQARYIDDLPEPEGLLHAAVGQGTVAHARIKSMDLSAVRDYPGVVAVVTVGDVPGHTDIGPVFPGDPVLAGERVEYVGQPIFAVAATSLRAARQAARLARVDYDPLEAVLTTEAALEKQLFVRPSHTQSRGDPDQALASAPHRLQAEMHVGGQEHFYLEGQVCLVEPTEDAGVFVHTSSQHPSEVQKLVAEVLALPIHEVQVEVRRMGGGFGGKETQAAPLACISALLARATGHPVKYRMARTDDMVGTGKRHDFYNTYDLGFDDDGLIKGADIMVAGRCGFSPDLSDAIVDRAMFHADNAYYLDQARVVGHRCKTHTVSNTAFRGFGGPQGMMIIERAMDDIARHLNLDPLDVRKRNLYGPGRDTTHYGQTIEQHVLPELIEQLEASSDYRQRRAEITAYNRQSPVVKRGLALTPVKFGISFTAKHLNQAGALVHVYTDGSIHLNHGGTEMGQGLFVKIAQVVAAAFQVDIDRIKVSATRTDKVPNTSPTAASSGSDLNGMAALDACETIKQRLVDFAVETYGVTADAVEFVNNQVRVGGQTFDWAEFVQQAYMGRVSLSSTGFYATPKIHYDHETGHGRPFLYYANGAACSEVVVDTLTGEYRVIRTDILHDVGQSLNPAIDIGQIEGGFIQGMGWLTTEELVYSDQGQLMTTGPATYKIPAVSDAPPDFRVSLLAHSPNREATVFRSKAVGEPPLMLGISVWCALRDAVASLANYGFSPPLDTPATPERVLGAVTATREWAARNGQTGGARCKSA, translated from the coding sequence ATGCGTAAGCTCCCGGCCAATCCACTTAAACCGCCCGCCACCGTGAGTGGCACGGCAGGGCTGGGCATCGCCCATGACAGCGCGTGGAAGCACGTCAGCGGCCAGGCGCGTTATATCGATGACCTGCCCGAACCGGAAGGCCTGCTGCATGCCGCTGTCGGCCAGGGCACGGTCGCCCATGCCCGCATCAAGTCCATGGACCTGAGTGCCGTACGCGACTATCCCGGCGTTGTCGCTGTAGTCACGGTGGGCGACGTACCCGGCCACACGGATATCGGCCCTGTATTTCCTGGCGATCCGGTCCTCGCTGGCGAACGTGTCGAGTATGTGGGTCAGCCGATCTTTGCGGTGGCCGCCACCTCACTGCGCGCCGCCCGCCAGGCGGCCAGGCTGGCCCGAGTCGATTACGATCCGTTGGAAGCCGTGCTGACCACCGAGGCAGCGCTCGAAAAACAACTCTTCGTCCGCCCCTCCCACACCCAGTCAAGGGGCGACCCGGACCAGGCATTGGCGAGTGCACCGCACCGTCTTCAGGCGGAAATGCACGTGGGTGGGCAGGAACACTTCTATCTGGAAGGGCAGGTGTGCCTGGTCGAACCGACCGAAGATGCCGGCGTCTTCGTCCATACCTCCAGCCAACATCCGTCCGAAGTCCAGAAACTGGTCGCTGAGGTACTCGCGCTGCCGATCCACGAGGTGCAGGTGGAGGTGCGACGCATGGGCGGCGGGTTTGGCGGCAAGGAAACCCAGGCGGCGCCTCTGGCCTGTATTTCCGCTCTGCTCGCCCGCGCGACCGGTCATCCTGTCAAGTACCGTATGGCACGTACCGACGACATGGTGGGTACCGGCAAACGCCATGACTTCTACAATACCTACGACCTCGGCTTTGACGATGACGGCCTCATCAAGGGCGCCGACATCATGGTCGCCGGGCGTTGCGGTTTCTCGCCTGACCTGTCAGACGCCATCGTCGACCGCGCCATGTTCCATGCAGACAACGCCTATTATCTGGACCAGGCCCGCGTCGTGGGCCATCGCTGCAAGACCCATACTGTCTCCAATACCGCGTTCCGCGGCTTCGGCGGCCCCCAGGGCATGATGATTATCGAGCGGGCCATGGACGACATTGCACGCCACCTCAACCTCGACCCGCTGGATGTCCGCAAGCGCAATCTCTACGGCCCGGGCCGTGATACCACCCATTATGGTCAGACCATCGAACAGCATGTGCTGCCAGAACTGATCGAACAGTTGGAAGCCAGTTCCGACTACCGCCAGCGGCGGGCCGAAATCACGGCGTACAACCGCCAGAGTCCCGTGGTGAAGCGCGGCCTGGCGCTCACACCGGTGAAGTTCGGTATTTCATTTACTGCAAAGCACCTGAACCAGGCCGGTGCGCTGGTACACGTCTACACCGACGGCAGCATTCACCTCAACCATGGCGGTACGGAAATGGGCCAGGGGCTATTCGTCAAGATCGCCCAGGTCGTGGCGGCGGCCTTCCAGGTGGATATCGACCGCATCAAGGTCTCCGCTACACGGACGGACAAGGTGCCCAACACCTCGCCGACAGCGGCCTCCTCCGGATCGGACCTTAACGGCATGGCCGCGCTCGATGCCTGCGAGACGATCAAGCAGCGACTGGTGGACTTTGCGGTCGAAACCTACGGTGTCACCGCCGATGCGGTGGAATTCGTCAACAACCAGGTGCGCGTCGGCGGTCAGACCTTTGACTGGGCCGAGTTCGTCCAGCAGGCCTATATGGGGCGGGTATCCCTCTCATCCACCGGTTTCTACGCCACCCCCAAGATTCACTACGACCACGAGACCGGTCACGGCCGACCGTTCCTGTATTACGCCAACGGGGCGGCCTGCTCTGAGGTGGTGGTGGACACCCTGACCGGCGAATACCGGGTGATCCGCACCGATATCCTGCACGACGTGGGGCAGTCCCTGAACCCGGCAATCGATATCGGTCAGATCGAGGGCGGCTTCATACAGGGCATGGGGTGGCTGACCACCGAGGAACTGGTTTATAGCGACCAGGGCCAGTTGATGACCACGGGGCCTGCCACCTACAAGATTCCCGCCGTATCGGACGCCCCGCCGGATTTCCGGGTGTCGCTCCTGGCCCACAGCCCGAACCGTGAAGCCACGGTTTTCCGCTCCAAAGCCGTCGGCGAACCGCCACTCATGCTGGGCATTTCCGTCTGGTGCGCGCTGCGGGACGCCGTTGCCAGTCTGGCGAACTACGGCTTCAGCCCACCACTGGATACGCCCGCAACGCCCGAACGCGTACTGGGCGCAGTAACCGCCACCCGTGAATGGGCGGCACGAAACGGCCAGACGGGAGGTGCCCGATGCAAAAGCGCATGA
- the xdhC gene encoding xanthine dehydrogenase accessory protein XdhC, protein MQKRMTWYEAVADCEKRGEPYVLVTVLGVTGSVPREPASKMVVTGEHSHDTIGGGHLEYRIIARARERLAARDYTYEMCHFPLGASLGQCCGGSVAVLMEGHAGGDGRLVVFGAGHVAKSLITIMGELPWQITWVDSRAESFPAELPANVKRHHTDDPVGDAAALCEDAHVVILTHNHQLDFDLCRVLLEAGRAASIGLIGSDTKAERFRQRLAHRGFTDEAITQIRCPVGRSDVPGKRPMEVAVSISAELLSIASPSTDKPMRRGLSWSNLKNLMIETPATAPAASKTED, encoded by the coding sequence ATGCAAAAGCGCATGACGTGGTATGAAGCAGTTGCCGACTGCGAGAAGCGCGGCGAGCCCTATGTCCTGGTGACGGTGCTGGGCGTCACCGGCTCCGTACCACGGGAACCGGCCAGCAAGATGGTGGTCACCGGCGAGCACAGCCACGACACGATTGGCGGTGGCCATCTGGAGTACCGCATCATTGCCCGGGCACGGGAACGCCTGGCCGCCCGCGACTACACCTACGAGATGTGCCACTTTCCCCTTGGAGCCAGTCTGGGCCAATGCTGTGGGGGCAGCGTCGCCGTACTCATGGAGGGCCATGCCGGTGGTGATGGCCGCCTGGTGGTCTTTGGTGCCGGCCATGTCGCGAAGTCGCTCATCACCATCATGGGCGAGCTGCCCTGGCAGATCACCTGGGTGGATAGCCGGGCCGAGAGTTTCCCCGCGGAATTACCCGCCAACGTGAAGCGCCATCACACCGATGATCCCGTGGGCGACGCTGCAGCGCTATGCGAGGACGCCCATGTGGTGATCCTGACCCATAACCATCAACTGGATTTCGATCTGTGCCGCGTCTTGCTCGAAGCCGGTCGTGCAGCCTCCATCGGTCTGATCGGTTCGGACACAAAAGCCGAACGCTTTCGTCAGCGATTGGCTCACCGCGGCTTCACGGACGAGGCGATCACGCAGATCCGTTGCCCGGTTGGCCGTTCAGACGTGCCCGGCAAGCGGCCCATGGAAGTCGCGGTGTCTATTTCCGCCGAGTTGCTGAGCATTGCCAGTCCATCAACAGATAAACCCATGCGACGCGGCCTATCCTGGTCGAACCTGAAAAACCTGATGATCGAGACCCCGGCCACAGCACCGGCGGCCTCGAAAACGGAGGACTGA
- the xdhA gene encoding xanthine dehydrogenase small subunit codes for MIEFFLNGSPQKLDQIDPNLSILEWLRTKMRLTGTKEGCASGDCGACTVSIGVLDGEATRLRYESVNGCIALIGGLHGKHLVTVDALRREDPVHPVQKAMIECHGAQCGFCTPGFVMSLFTLYTERYADPGLLKRPPSDAEILEALAGNLCRCTGYRPIIEAGRKACVESWSPNDAGAPLSGPQSHRAGPDWLQHPDMLAALKTVNDQASELHVSDRRCDAPRSLDALRSLKSDFPEARLIAGGTDLALEITQQLKDLDHLIQLDRIDELHRHDIRDGALYLGAGMTYRQLNQVLPGYWPHFGPMLERLGALQIRNRGTLGGNIGNASPIGDMPPALIALGAEVELDSLHGVRTLPLEDFFVDYKKTVLKPDEFVRGVRVPLPQSDEHLLLYKISKRLDDDISAVLGAFWLKLDNGQVADCRLAFGGMAAIPKRAAVAEQTLSGQPWTEAQVSAATTALAQDFQPLSDVRASASYRLQVAGNLLQRALLETTITPTPSTYPLTVTDYA; via the coding sequence GTGATCGAATTCTTTCTCAATGGCAGCCCCCAGAAGCTGGACCAGATTGACCCAAACCTGAGCATTCTGGAGTGGCTGCGCACCAAAATGCGCCTCACCGGCACCAAGGAAGGCTGCGCCTCCGGTGACTGTGGTGCCTGCACCGTCAGTATCGGTGTGCTGGACGGTGAAGCGACGCGCTTACGTTATGAGAGCGTCAACGGTTGCATCGCCCTGATCGGCGGCCTGCATGGAAAGCACCTGGTCACCGTGGACGCGCTGCGCCGGGAGGATCCTGTCCATCCGGTCCAGAAAGCGATGATCGAGTGTCACGGGGCTCAATGCGGGTTCTGCACCCCCGGCTTTGTGATGTCGCTGTTTACCCTATATACCGAACGCTATGCCGACCCCGGGTTGCTCAAGCGCCCACCCAGCGACGCGGAGATTCTCGAGGCCCTGGCGGGCAACCTCTGCCGCTGCACCGGCTATCGACCGATTATCGAGGCCGGGCGCAAGGCCTGCGTCGAGAGCTGGTCGCCCAATGATGCGGGAGCGCCGCTGTCCGGTCCGCAAAGCCATCGGGCCGGACCTGACTGGCTACAGCATCCGGACATGCTGGCCGCCCTCAAGACTGTTAACGACCAGGCTTCCGAGCTGCACGTCTCCGACCGCCGATGCGATGCACCACGCAGCCTGGATGCGCTGCGCAGCCTGAAATCAGATTTCCCCGAAGCCCGCCTGATCGCAGGCGGCACGGATCTGGCGCTGGAGATCACCCAGCAACTCAAGGATCTGGACCACCTTATCCAGCTCGATCGCATCGACGAATTGCATCGGCATGACATCCGCGATGGCGCACTGTACCTCGGCGCCGGGATGACCTACCGGCAACTGAATCAGGTACTGCCGGGCTACTGGCCTCATTTCGGACCCATGCTCGAACGATTGGGGGCGCTCCAGATCCGCAACCGCGGCACCCTCGGCGGCAATATCGGTAACGCCTCCCCCATCGGTGACATGCCGCCGGCGCTGATCGCCCTGGGCGCCGAGGTTGAGCTGGACAGCCTCCACGGGGTACGCACCCTGCCGCTGGAGGACTTCTTCGTTGACTACAAGAAGACGGTGCTGAAACCCGACGAATTCGTTCGGGGGGTGCGGGTCCCCCTGCCGCAATCCGACGAACACCTGTTGCTGTACAAGATCTCCAAACGTCTGGATGACGACATCTCGGCTGTGCTTGGCGCTTTCTGGCTCAAGCTGGATAACGGTCAGGTCGCGGACTGCCGGCTCGCGTTCGGCGGTATGGCCGCCATTCCCAAGCGGGCGGCAGTCGCCGAGCAGACATTGAGCGGACAACCCTGGACCGAGGCACAGGTCAGTGCAGCCACGACCGCCCTGGCCCAGGATTTCCAACCCCTGTCGGATGTCCGCGCCTCTGCCAGCTATCGCCTGCAGGTCGCCGGCAATCTCCTGCAACGGGCACTGCTGGAAACCACTATCACGCCGACGCCATCCACCTATCCGCTCACGGTGACCGACTATGCGTAA